One Phocaeicola dorei genomic region harbors:
- a CDS encoding DUF3575 domain-containing protein: MKLKNYAILLSFLLGGSAFVKAQDIALKSNILYDASGTINLGAEVGLAPRWTLDVSGNYNGWVRSHGRTWKHWMLQPEARYWFCDRFTGHFVGVHAHGGQYNVGNLKNDISFLGSDLSKLSDRRYQGWFVGAGIAYGYSWILSRYWNVEAEIGVGYAYTRFDAYPCADCGTKLIDGKSHHYVGPTKVALNLIYVF, from the coding sequence ATGAAGTTAAAAAATTATGCAATCTTGCTTTCTTTCCTGCTTGGTGGAAGTGCATTTGTGAAGGCGCAGGATATCGCGTTGAAGAGCAATATCCTTTATGACGCCTCAGGCACTATCAATTTGGGTGCTGAGGTTGGTCTTGCCCCCAGATGGACGCTTGATGTATCAGGCAACTATAATGGGTGGGTCCGTTCGCATGGTCGTACGTGGAAACATTGGATGTTGCAACCTGAGGCACGTTATTGGTTCTGTGATCGTTTTACCGGTCATTTTGTGGGCGTTCATGCTCACGGTGGACAATACAATGTGGGTAACCTGAAGAATGACATTTCGTTTTTGGGTAGTGATTTGTCCAAACTTTCTGATCGTCGTTATCAAGGATGGTTTGTAGGTGCCGGTATTGCTTACGGTTATTCGTGGATTCTTTCCCGCTACTGGAACGTGGAGGCCGAAATCGGTGTGGGTTATGCCTATACCCGTTTCGATGCCTATCCCTGTGCCGATTGCGGCACCAAACTGATTGATGGCAAATCCCATCACTATGTAGGCCCTACAAAGGTCGCACTAAACCTGATCTACGTATTTTAA
- a CDS encoding DUF3868 domain-containing protein encodes MKKLLCILLLLFCIIGINSQTILTLGRVKVDGLNIARSGENLLVSMNIDVAGIDMPSSREVSFAPVLRAENNELFLSPVVLAGRNRYYFHLRNDAAPGVGISLFRAGHDRVIHYSAMVPYAEWMADATLELGDEVCGCLCEVLLSDRSPLTTLDFHPKIFSPIFVYCVPKAEELKTRELKGSAYIDFPVNRTEIYEDYRRNPIELAKIRATIDTVRNDADTRITSIHIKGYASPEGSYANNTRLAQGRTETLKDYVQRLYNFPSGVMATDYEPEDWAGLERYLKTCTLPDRYGILELVHSGGDPDAREQKIKARYPRDYQFLLREVYPGLRHSDYTVEYVVRAYTDIEEARRIWRTAPGKLSLNEFYRVAESYPAGSDEYNEVFETMVRLYPDDATANLNASNVAMSRGDLVSARKYVAKAGGTPEAVYARGVLAGLDKDYVQARRLLSQAQSMGVKEAADALEQINKIDKK; translated from the coding sequence ATGAAGAAATTACTATGTATACTTCTTTTGTTATTTTGCATAATAGGAATAAACAGCCAGACTATTCTGACGTTGGGACGTGTAAAAGTAGACGGTCTGAATATTGCTCGTAGCGGTGAGAATCTGCTTGTGTCAATGAATATTGATGTGGCAGGTATTGATATGCCGTCTTCCCGTGAAGTATCTTTTGCTCCTGTGCTCCGTGCGGAGAATAATGAATTGTTTCTTTCTCCTGTAGTGCTGGCAGGTCGTAACCGTTATTATTTCCATTTACGCAATGATGCTGCTCCAGGTGTGGGTATTTCACTGTTTCGTGCCGGTCATGACCGGGTAATTCATTATAGCGCCATGGTGCCATATGCTGAATGGATGGCCGACGCTACTCTTGAGCTTGGCGATGAGGTGTGTGGTTGTTTGTGCGAGGTACTTTTGTCCGACCGTTCGCCGTTGACTACGCTGGATTTTCACCCGAAGATTTTCTCTCCGATCTTTGTTTATTGTGTTCCGAAAGCAGAGGAGCTGAAAACCCGTGAACTGAAAGGTTCCGCTTATATTGATTTTCCAGTGAACCGCACGGAAATTTACGAGGATTACCGTCGTAATCCGATAGAACTTGCTAAGATCCGTGCCACGATAGACACCGTGCGCAATGATGCTGATACCCGCATCACTTCTATTCACATTAAGGGCTATGCTTCTCCTGAGGGTAGTTATGCCAATAACACCCGCCTTGCCCAAGGACGTACGGAAACATTGAAAGATTATGTACAGCGTTTGTATAATTTCCCGTCTGGTGTCATGGCTACAGACTACGAGCCTGAGGACTGGGCAGGACTGGAGCGTTATTTGAAAACTTGTACACTTCCGGATCGTTATGGCATTTTGGAGTTGGTGCACAGCGGTGGTGATCCGGATGCACGTGAACAGAAAATCAAGGCGCGTTATCCCCGGGACTATCAGTTTCTGCTTCGTGAGGTCTATCCCGGTCTTCGTCACTCGGACTATACGGTGGAATATGTAGTCCGTGCTTATACTGATATAGAAGAGGCGCGTCGCATTTGGCGTACTGCCCCGGGTAAGTTGAGTTTGAATGAATTTTATCGTGTGGCGGAGAGCTATCCGGCAGGCAGTGACGAGTATAATGAGGTGTTCGAAACCATGGTTCGTCTCTATCCTGATGATGCTACGGCAAATCTGAACGCTTCCAATGTGGCGATGTCTCGCGGTGATCTTGTTTCGGCGCGTAAGTATGTGGCAAAGGCAGGCGGCACGCCTGAGGCGGTATATGCGCGCGGTGTACTTGCCGGACTGGACAAAGACTATGTACAGGCACGCCGCTTGTTGTCGCAGGCACAAAGCATGGGTGTGAAAGAGGCTGCCGATGCACTGGAACAGATTAACAAAATTGATAAGAAGTAA
- a CDS encoding Mfa1 family fimbria major subunit (Members of this family are fimbrial shaft proteins (major subunit proteins), found in the Bacteriodetes. The family is named for Mfa1 from Porphyromonas gingivalis, and is related to but distinct from the family of FimA from the species.) has protein sequence MKKFSKILMSGLAALCLWACSDEANVSQPANAENDVYVEFGVQLMQGSSSRSTTTDGEDGNGSNSTGGAEVGKNYENSVKEILLVLTKADGSLIVSQRLDVEPKEDGKYPRLVTTLDRSALETYKTGEIYAYAFCNPISSININDLTHSIHTLSDEPELLTDNDEIWKKDAFLMSNHNLVKVANSTPNTIWNWEQYTESNRLSLGTISVERACARFDFKASSYPTTEATNTYVLESTNGVKVLLTDMVMVNISKSFYHLRRVSANGLADDIDLCGQETSNNYVVDTDAREKNGNVGETYKGNYFYNNFFARSVAEWENKFTKISSLTEEDNDESWNTGNRNGYKIWRYATENTIPAPNSNQKNGISTGVIFKGKLQFNKSTYGVTGDQPIFVYNNVLYGTWEKVKDVANAANADESLRAAYAQIGETPAADAEFGKAGFTVLRPNGSGDYEMYYCYWNRHNDNNDPNLMGPMEFAVVRNNVYKLMVNKINGYGHPTSPGPKDDPDPFDPNNPDERNDLYIEVTVEVRPWVVRINDIEF, from the coding sequence ATGAAAAAGTTTAGTAAGATTTTGATGTCCGGGCTTGCAGCATTGTGTTTGTGGGCATGCTCAGATGAGGCAAATGTGTCTCAGCCGGCCAATGCTGAGAATGATGTATATGTGGAATTCGGGGTGCAACTGATGCAGGGAAGCAGTTCAAGGAGCACGACAACAGATGGTGAGGATGGAAACGGAAGCAATTCTACTGGCGGTGCTGAAGTGGGCAAGAATTATGAGAATAGTGTCAAGGAGATATTGTTGGTGCTGACAAAGGCTGACGGATCTCTCATTGTCAGTCAACGTCTGGATGTGGAACCTAAAGAGGATGGAAAATACCCCAGACTTGTGACAACTTTGGACAGAAGTGCATTGGAGACATACAAAACAGGAGAGATTTACGCTTATGCTTTCTGTAATCCCATTTCTTCTATCAATATCAATGATCTGACCCATAGTATTCATACGCTGTCGGATGAACCTGAATTATTAACAGACAACGATGAAATCTGGAAAAAAGACGCTTTCCTGATGTCTAACCACAATTTGGTGAAAGTGGCAAATTCTACCCCGAATACGATTTGGAACTGGGAACAATATACTGAGTCCAATCGTCTTTCTCTGGGTACCATCTCGGTGGAACGTGCTTGCGCACGTTTTGATTTCAAAGCGAGCAGCTATCCCACTACAGAGGCTACTAACACTTATGTGCTGGAGAGCACCAATGGCGTCAAAGTCCTGCTGACTGATATGGTAATGGTCAATATCAGCAAGAGTTTCTATCATCTGCGCCGGGTGTCTGCTAACGGACTTGCGGATGATATAGACTTGTGTGGACAGGAAACTTCAAACAACTATGTGGTGGACACGGATGCAAGGGAAAAGAACGGTAATGTCGGAGAAACTTATAAAGGTAACTATTTTTATAATAACTTTTTTGCTAGATCGGTAGCTGAATGGGAAAATAAATTCACAAAGATATCTTCTTTGACCGAAGAAGACAATGACGAATCTTGGAACACAGGCAATCGCAACGGATACAAAATTTGGCGTTATGCAACCGAGAATACCATCCCTGCTCCTAACAGTAATCAGAAAAACGGTATCTCTACCGGTGTGATTTTCAAGGGAAAACTACAATTTAACAAGTCAACTTATGGCGTAACCGGTGATCAGCCCATTTTTGTATATAACAATGTGTTGTATGGTACTTGGGAGAAAGTGAAAGATGTGGCTAATGCTGCCAACGCAGATGAGAGCCTGAGAGCCGCTTATGCCCAAATAGGGGAAACACCCGCTGCCGATGCTGAATTTGGCAAAGCAGGATTCACTGTTTTACGCCCGAACGGAAGCGGTGACTATGAAATGTATTATTGCTATTGGAACCGTCATAATGACAATAATGATCCTAACCTGATGGGACCGATGGAGTTCGCTGTGGTGCGCAACAATGTGTACAAACTGATGGTGAACAAAATTAACGGCTATGGTCATCCTACCTCGCCGGGTCCTAAAGATGATCCCGATCCGTTCGATCCGAACAATCCGGATGAACGAAATGACCTCTACATCGAAGTAACCGTAGAAGTGCGTCCTTGGGTGGTCCGCATAAATGACATAGAGTTCTAA
- a CDS encoding FimB/Mfa2 family fimbrial subunit: MNKTTRFIHTLRLPGMVLCTVLAVAALLSSCHGIYNDLEPCSQGVRLRFVYDYNMEYANAFHSQVDCLALLVYDEQGNYLVTYIGTGDELKDENYRMTLDLEKGSYHFIAYGGLTCPKTSFSFKAVPGIGSIMQDLRVEMHNAGRVSETDLHPLFHGSLDMSVDNGAYEEATVYLMKNTNNIRVVLQQMNGGEVDDKNFTFRITDDNTLFAPDNSLISNGGQVYAPWAQGQRTVGVTEEGDETVTVAYAEFSTSRLVAGNHTRLTITRNSDNAQVLNIPLNEYLLLLKSDHFDKMGDQEFLDRENNWSLIFFLDNNHNWIRTHIVVNDWIVRINDAEL, from the coding sequence ATGAATAAGACAACAAGATTCATACATACATTAAGATTGCCGGGCATGGTGCTTTGCACCGTGCTGGCGGTAGCTGCATTGTTGTCCTCCTGCCATGGCATATACAATGATCTGGAACCCTGCTCGCAAGGTGTCCGTTTGCGTTTTGTCTATGACTATAATATGGAGTATGCCAATGCATTCCATTCGCAGGTGGACTGTCTGGCTCTGTTGGTCTATGACGAACAGGGCAACTACCTGGTTACTTATATCGGTACAGGTGACGAACTGAAAGATGAGAATTACCGCATGACCCTCGATTTGGAGAAAGGTAGTTATCATTTCATTGCATATGGCGGGCTGACTTGTCCGAAAACCTCTTTTTCGTTCAAGGCGGTTCCCGGCATCGGTTCAATCATGCAGGATTTGCGTGTAGAGATGCATAATGCCGGACGTGTTTCGGAAACCGATCTGCATCCCTTGTTCCACGGCTCGCTGGACATGAGTGTGGACAATGGCGCTTACGAGGAAGCGACTGTGTACCTGATGAAGAACACCAACAACATCCGTGTGGTGCTTCAGCAGATGAACGGCGGCGAGGTGGACGACAAGAACTTTACTTTCCGTATTACGGATGACAACACCTTGTTTGCTCCCGATAACAGTCTGATAAGCAATGGCGGACAAGTCTATGCTCCATGGGCACAAGGGCAACGTACAGTGGGAGTGACAGAAGAAGGTGATGAAACAGTGACAGTGGCATACGCCGAGTTTTCTACCTCGCGACTGGTTGCCGGCAATCATACGCGCCTGACCATCACCCGTAATAGTGACAATGCGCAGGTACTGAACATTCCGCTGAACGAGTATCTGCTGCTACTGAAGAGTGATCACTTCGACAAAATGGGTGATCAGGAATTCCTGGACCGTGAAAATAACTGGTCATTGATATTTTTCTTGGATAATAATCACAATTGGATACGTACCCATATTGTTGTCAATGACTGGATAGTAAGAATTAATGATGCAGAATTATGA